In Hordeum vulgare subsp. vulgare unplaced genomic scaffold, MorexV3_pseudomolecules_assembly, whole genome shotgun sequence, one genomic interval encodes:
- the LOC123422264 gene encoding NAD(P)H-quinone oxidoreductase subunit 1, chloroplastic-like, translated as MSLPLTKKDLMIVNMGPQHPSMHGVLRLIVTLDGEDVIDCEPILGYLHRGMEKIAENRTIIQYLPYVTRSNSSSTVDIVEAQSKYGFFGWNIWRQPIGFLVFLISSLAECERLPFDLPEAEEELVAGYQTEYSGIKYGLFYLVSYLNLLVSSLFVTVLYLGGWNFSIPYISFFDFFQMNKAVGILEMTMGIFITLTKAYLFLFISITIRWTLPRMRMDQLLNLGWKFLLPISLGNLLLTTSSQLVSL; from the exons ATGAGTCTACCGCTTACAAAAAAAGATCTCATGATAGTCAATATGGGCCCTCAACACCCATCAATGCATGGTGTTCTTCGACTGATCGTTACTCTTGATGGTGAGGATGTTATTGATTGTGAACCCATATTAGGGTATTTACACAGAGGAATGGAAAAAATCGCGGAAAACCGAACGATTATACAATACTTACCTTATGTAACAAG ATCTAACAGTTCAAGTACAGTTGATATAGTTGAAGCACAGTCAAAATATGGTTTTTTTGGATGGAATATTTGGCGTCAGCCTATAGGCTTTCTGGTTTTTTTAATTTCTTCTTTGGCAGAATGTGAAAGATTACCCTTTGATTTACCAGAAGCAGAGGAAGAATTAGTAGCAGGTTACCAAACTGAATATTCCGGTATCAAATATGGTTTATTTTATCTTGTTTCTTACCTAAATTTATTAGTTTCTTCTTTATTTGTAACAGTTCTCTACTTGGGCGGGTGGAATTTCTCTATTCCCTATATATCCTTTTTTGATTTTTTCCAAATGAATAAAGCAGTTGGAATTTTGGAAATGACAATGGGTATATTTATTACATTAACTAAAGCTTATTTATTTCTCTTCATTTCTATCACAATAAGATGGACTTTACCAAGGATGAGAATGGATCAGTTATTAAATCTTGGATGGAAATTTCTTTTACCTATTTCCCTGGGCAATCTATTATTAACAACCTCTTCTCAACTTGTTTCACTATAA
- the LOC123422263 gene encoding NAD(P)H-quinone oxidoreductase subunit 1, chloroplastic, with translation MIIDRVEVETINSFSKSELLKEVYGLISILPILTLLLGITIEVLVIVWLEREISASIQQRIGPEYAGPLGLLQAIADGTKLLFKEDILPSRGDISLFSIGPSIAVISVLLSFLVIPLGYHFVLADLSIGVFLWIAISSIAPIGLLMAGYSSNNKYSFSGGLRAAAQSISYEIPLTFCVLAISLRVIR, from the coding sequence ATGATAATAGATAGGGTAGAGGTAGAAACTATCAATTCTTTTTCGAAATCGGAATTATTAAAAGAAGTCTATGGACTGATATCGATTCTACCCATTTTGACCCTCCTTTTAGGAATTACAATAGAGGTACTCGTAATTGTGTGGTTAGAAAGAGAAATATCTGCGTCGATACAACAACGTATTGGTCCTGAATATGCTGGCCCCCTGGGCCTGCTTCAAGCTATAGCAGATGGGACTAAACTACTTTTTAAAGAAGATATTCTGCCATCGCGAGGAGATATTTCTTTATTTAGCATTGGACCTTCTATAGCAGTCATATCAGTTTTATTAAGTTTTTTAGTTATCCCTTTGGGATATCATTTTGTTTTAGCCGATCTTAGTATTGGTGTTTTTTTATGGATTGCCATTTCAAGTATAGCTCCTATTGGTCTTCTTATGGCAGGATATAGCTCAAATAATAAATATTCTTTTTCAGGCGGTCTACGAGCTGCTGCTCAATCCATTAGTTATGAAATACCATTAACTTTTTGTGTGCTAGCAATATCTCTACGTGTGATTCGTTAA